The following proteins are encoded in a genomic region of uncultured Vibrio sp.:
- a CDS encoding IS110 family transposase, with product MTQHKIIGIDLAKNIFFIFEINHKGKNLGRKKLQRSKLLNYVANQTPSIIAMEACSGAHYWAREFENLGHKVLLYPPQHVKNQRRKQKNDYNDAEAIAELALYQRHYPVPHNSIEQQDIQSLIRMRRLCVTERTRLINQVRGLIAEYGIILPKGKASFRQAIPETLEDANNQLSPILRELVSRQYERYLYIDEQIKWFEDKLNQTIKQFDNAKRLMSIPGFGPLTSQAVAVWLGSGQQFKTGRDASAAMGLVPRQDTTGGNVMLLGITKQGNTYIRSLLVHGARAALRRAKFKSDKLSKWMLDLQERRGPNRAAVALANKLMRIAWAVTTKNEEYQPA from the coding sequence ATGACTCAGCATAAAATCATCGGCATCGACTTAGCAAAAAATATCTTCTTTATTTTTGAAATCAATCATAAAGGAAAGAACCTCGGCCGTAAAAAACTTCAACGAAGTAAACTGCTTAACTACGTCGCAAATCAAACTCCATCTATCATCGCGATGGAAGCCTGTTCTGGGGCGCATTACTGGGCTCGTGAATTCGAAAACCTTGGACACAAAGTACTTTTATATCCACCCCAGCATGTTAAAAATCAGCGCCGCAAACAAAAGAATGACTATAACGATGCTGAAGCCATTGCTGAGCTGGCCCTTTACCAACGACATTACCCCGTTCCACACAACTCTATCGAACAGCAAGATATTCAATCACTGATTCGAATGCGTAGATTATGCGTCACTGAAAGAACCCGTTTGATTAATCAAGTTCGAGGACTCATTGCTGAATACGGTATCATTCTCCCCAAAGGAAAAGCCTCTTTTCGACAAGCCATTCCCGAAACACTGGAAGACGCCAACAACCAACTATCACCAATATTACGTGAACTTGTATCACGTCAATATGAGCGCTATTTATATATCGATGAGCAAATCAAATGGTTTGAAGACAAGCTAAACCAAACCATCAAACAATTCGATAATGCCAAGCGACTGATGTCAATTCCTGGCTTTGGGCCACTCACTAGCCAAGCAGTTGCCGTATGGCTAGGTTCAGGCCAACAGTTCAAAACTGGGCGAGATGCCTCTGCTGCGATGGGGCTTGTTCCAAGGCAAGACACAACAGGCGGCAACGTGATGCTTCTAGGCATAACGAAACAAGGCAATACTTATATTCGGTCCTTACTTGTTCATGGGGCTAGAGCCGCCTTACGACGAGCCAAATTTAAATCCGACAAACTGAGTAAATGGATGTTAGATCTCCAAGAGCGACGAGGGCCAAACCGAGCAGCAGTAGCATTAGCGAACAAACTCATGCGGATCGCTTGGGCCGTCACAACAAAAAATGAAGAGTATCAACCAGCATAA
- a CDS encoding IS110 family transposase, translating into MSDYSYFGGIDLAKNHFSIHVVDSQGKVILHKSVTRSKLLPTLANMPPMRIGLEACGGAHYWARTLHGLGHDARIMAVKYVVPHRTKGKNDLNDAASICQAVQHSSTRFVPVKSPEQQAILSVHRMREHWVRERTALMNRIRALLSEFGLIIPVGRSSLMKQVPLMLEDAENELPHLARTAIADAYHHLEALNQRIADTEQVFDAFAKVSDNVQRIMKVRGIGPQTATAILASIGSGSQFDKSRDFSAWLGLVPKQYSTGGKPRLGRITKHGDKYLRTLLVHGARTVMANLGDKQDRLSQWCRSILERRGMNRAIVALAAKNARIIWSLLHNQTEYENYAA; encoded by the coding sequence ATGTCTGATTATTCTTATTTTGGCGGTATCGACTTAGCTAAAAATCACTTCAGTATTCATGTCGTTGACTCACAAGGTAAAGTCATCCTGCATAAATCCGTTACCCGCTCTAAGCTACTGCCTACATTAGCAAATATGCCACCTATGCGTATAGGCTTAGAAGCGTGCGGTGGAGCGCATTACTGGGCAAGGACACTCCATGGACTTGGCCATGATGCTCGCATCATGGCGGTTAAGTATGTCGTCCCACACCGTACAAAAGGTAAAAATGACCTCAATGATGCGGCTTCTATTTGCCAAGCTGTACAACACTCATCTACCCGCTTCGTACCCGTAAAATCCCCTGAGCAACAAGCCATTTTGTCGGTGCACCGTATGAGAGAACATTGGGTTCGTGAGCGAACTGCTTTAATGAACCGTATCCGAGCGCTACTTTCCGAATTCGGACTAATCATACCTGTTGGACGCTCATCGCTGATGAAGCAAGTTCCCCTCATGCTCGAAGACGCCGAAAACGAACTGCCTCATTTAGCCAGAACGGCGATTGCTGACGCTTACCATCATCTTGAAGCGTTAAACCAACGTATTGCTGACACAGAACAGGTCTTCGATGCTTTTGCTAAAGTCAGTGACAATGTTCAGCGGATTATGAAGGTGAGAGGCATTGGCCCTCAAACCGCTACGGCGATACTAGCGTCGATAGGGAGTGGCTCTCAGTTCGACAAGAGCCGAGATTTCTCTGCCTGGCTAGGGTTAGTCCCAAAACAATATTCAACTGGCGGTAAACCAAGGTTAGGCAGAATCACCAAGCATGGTGATAAATATCTACGAACTTTGCTCGTTCATGGTGCCCGAACGGTTATGGCAAACTTGGGAGATAAACAAGATAGGTTGAGTCAGTGGTGTCGCAGTATTCTTGAACGTCGGGGCATGAACCGAGCCATCGTGGCTCTGGCTGCAAAGAATGCCCGAATCATCTGGTCACTACTGCACAACCAAACAGAATACGAGAATTACGCTGCTTAA
- a CDS encoding type II toxin-antitoxin system Phd/YefM family antitoxin, producing MKVELVTSLKRQATKILADLHDTKEPVLITEHGKPSAYLVDVDDYEFMQNRLAILEGIARGERALADGKVVSHDEAKDRMSKWLK from the coding sequence ATGAAAGTAGAACTAGTTACATCACTTAAGCGTCAAGCAACTAAGATCCTCGCCGATCTCCACGACACTAAAGAACCAGTGTTAATTACCGAGCATGGTAAGCCATCCGCGTATCTAGTTGATGTTGATGATTACGAGTTTATGCAAAATCGTTTGGCTATTCTTGAGGGTATCGCAAGAGGTGAACGCGCGCTAGCTGACGGTAAAGTGGTAAGTCATGATGAAGCCAAGGACAGAATGTCAAAATGGCTGAAATAA
- a CDS encoding type II toxin-antitoxin system RelE/ParE family toxin, translated as MAEIIWTEPALSDLNDIVEYIALENIVAAKQLVQTIFSKVERLQTFPESGRIPPELEHLSYREVVINPCRVFYKQDGDKVFILFVMRAERDLRKFLLSKQ; from the coding sequence ATGGCTGAAATAATCTGGACTGAGCCAGCGTTATCTGACCTCAATGATATCGTTGAATATATCGCACTTGAAAATATTGTTGCGGCAAAGCAGTTAGTACAAACGATCTTCTCTAAAGTCGAACGCCTACAAACTTTCCCGGAGTCAGGTCGTATTCCACCCGAGCTAGAACATTTAAGTTATCGTGAAGTTGTCATCAATCCATGTCGTGTTTTCTATAAGCAAGACGGCGACAAGGTGTTTATTCTGTTTGTTATGCGTGCTGAGAGAGATTTACGCAAGTTCTTGTTGAGTAAGCAATAA
- a CDS encoding GNAT family N-acetyltransferase — protein MVVLREMRQEEYPAYCQYFIDDYSQEIAKNYGHSIELSTELAKKELHRCFPNGLEGNEHSLLCIDAEVDGQLNRVGYLWHSINITDQSTFIYDFFVSEEYRGLGYGTQAISALEKQLQEVGITQIKLRVAYQNERALKLYQEVGFVITGFNMSKKIGMS, from the coding sequence ATGGTTGTACTTAGGGAAATGAGGCAAGAAGAATATCCGGCTTATTGTCAGTATTTTATCGACGATTACAGTCAGGAAATAGCCAAGAATTATGGTCATTCCATAGAGCTGTCAACTGAGTTGGCTAAAAAGGAGCTGCATCGTTGCTTTCCTAATGGCTTAGAGGGAAATGAGCATTCATTGTTATGCATTGATGCTGAGGTTGATGGACAGTTAAACCGAGTTGGTTATTTGTGGCATTCAATTAATATTACAGATCAGTCGACCTTTATATATGATTTCTTTGTGTCCGAAGAATACCGTGGTTTGGGTTATGGTACTCAAGCTATCTCTGCTTTGGAAAAACAGCTGCAAGAAGTTGGTATTACTCAAATAAAGCTAAGAGTAGCTTATCAAAATGAGCGCGCGCTCAAGCTGTACCAAGAAGTCGGCTTTGTGATTACTGGTTTCAATATGTCCAAGAAAATTGGGATGTCGTAG
- a CDS encoding FAD:protein FMN transferase yields MTMKSYSARFEMMGTFIDLVVHHQNGEQLIKDAYLQLKDYATRFTVNQADSELMRVNRNAGIAPIVVAPDLFELIKLGKHYSEQVSSPFNIAIGPLVKTWRIGFQEATVPSQEVINKKLALVDPTQIILNEQQHSVFLSQKGMEIDLGAIAKGYFADQVMQRLIEAGVDNGFISLGGNVLTIGHSPNNPNQAWNVGIQNPLSKRGDVIRIVPLQGMSMVTSGINERYFESNGQRYHHLLDEKTGMPISTDIASLTIISKHSVDGEIWSTAGFLPSASQSISYLNTIEGIEAVAVSIDGDVLTTNGLVDQSSNSTLLFAVNTKAESNQSHNADFQQSH; encoded by the coding sequence ATGACTATGAAAAGCTATAGTGCAAGATTCGAAATGATGGGTACCTTTATTGATTTGGTGGTTCATCATCAAAATGGTGAGCAACTCATTAAAGATGCGTATCTTCAATTGAAGGATTACGCGACTCGATTTACGGTAAATCAAGCAGATTCTGAGTTGATGCGCGTCAATCGAAATGCTGGTATTGCGCCTATCGTTGTTGCCCCCGATTTGTTTGAGCTTATTAAATTAGGAAAACATTATAGCGAACAGGTTAGTTCTCCATTCAATATTGCTATTGGTCCTTTGGTAAAAACGTGGCGTATTGGGTTTCAAGAAGCGACGGTACCGTCGCAAGAAGTTATTAATAAAAAGCTAGCGTTAGTCGACCCAACTCAGATCATTTTGAATGAGCAACAGCATTCGGTGTTTCTTAGTCAAAAAGGAATGGAAATAGACTTAGGAGCGATAGCAAAAGGTTATTTTGCTGACCAAGTAATGCAAAGGCTGATTGAAGCTGGTGTGGATAACGGTTTTATAAGCTTGGGAGGTAATGTACTAACGATAGGACATTCACCAAACAACCCTAATCAAGCGTGGAACGTGGGTATTCAGAACCCATTGTCCAAACGAGGTGATGTAATACGTATTGTACCGTTACAAGGTATGTCAATGGTAACCTCTGGTATCAATGAACGTTATTTTGAATCTAATGGTCAGCGTTATCACCACTTGCTGGATGAGAAAACCGGTATGCCTATTTCGACTGATATTGCGAGTCTTACGATTATCTCTAAACACTCTGTTGATGGAGAGATCTGGAGTACTGCCGGTTTTCTTCCTTCTGCTTCACAATCGATTAGCTATTTAAATACAATTGAAGGTATCGAGGCAGTTGCTGTATCGATAGATGGAGATGTGTTAACTACGAATGGATTGGTCGATCAATCTAGCAACTCCACCCTACTCTTTGCTGTAAACACTAAAGCCGAATCAAACCAATCTCACAACGCGGACTTTCAACAAAGTCACTGA
- a CDS encoding flavocytochrome c, which produces MTKLTDGIVFQSGGKLHNRVVMAPMTIQSAFFDGGVTEEMINYYAARSGDAGAVIVESAFVENYGRAFPGALGIDTDSKITGLRKLAEAIKAKGSKAILQIYHAGRMANPEFNGGHQPISASPVAALRDNAETPLQMTQEQIEEMIECFGDAVNRAILAGFDGVEIHGANTYLIQQFFSPHSNRRTDKWGGNIEKRTTFPLAVLAKTKEVVHAHDKSDFIIGYRFSPEEIEQPGIRFDDTMYLLDKLATYGLDYLHFSMGSWSRNSIVTPEDLEPLIAKYRNLQSDILAKVPVIGVGGIAQRSDADKALEQGYDIVAVGKGFLVEPTWADKVLNNESCAEFADIAQQQELKIPTPLWEIMDYMIVDSAAEAIKHQRIKELQSVPIKFNAGEYTAYGRGHNDDLPVKVTFSEDKILDIFVDSSKESDGIANPAFERIPQQILDGQTLNIDVISGATVSSQAVLDGVANAVDLAGGNSEALRCKAREAVEWSTKTVEETVDIVVVGGGGAGLSATLTALDKGKSVILLEKFPAIGGNTVRTGGWVNAAEPKWQGDFAALPGEKETLMQLANTPESEFVGEYLTDFRTLKSQLDDYFTAIETGKPYLFDSVELHRIQTYLGGKRTDLNGEAIYGQYDLVETLTSRSMESIDWLTEKGIDFDRSVVEIPVGALWRRAHKPKRPKGVEFVDKLSKRIQEQNGRIITDTRATDLIVEDGKVVGIKAVQADGTKLTLHVNNGVVMASGGFGANTKMIKKYNKYWKDIADDIKTTNSPALVGDGIEIGEKAGAELVGMGFVQLMPIGDPKSGALLTGLIVPPENFVFVNQQGKRFVDECGSRDVLSEAFFDNGGLVYMIADDNIRQTAANTSDETIEREIKEGIIIKADTIEALAEKIGVPVEALSNTITQYNHCVDQGHDPEFNKSAFGLKVEKAPFYATPRKPSVHHTMGGLKIDMNARVIGKDGHVIQGLYAAGEVAGGIHAGNRLGGNALIDIFTYGRIAGENAANLV; this is translated from the coding sequence ATGACTAAGCTAACCGATGGCATCGTATTCCAGTCAGGAGGCAAGCTTCATAACCGAGTCGTAATGGCACCCATGACCATTCAATCCGCGTTTTTCGATGGTGGTGTAACGGAAGAAATGATCAATTACTACGCTGCTCGCTCGGGAGATGCTGGTGCTGTAATCGTCGAAAGTGCGTTTGTAGAAAACTATGGTCGAGCATTTCCTGGTGCACTTGGTATCGATACTGATAGCAAAATAACGGGGTTACGCAAGCTCGCTGAAGCTATTAAAGCAAAAGGCTCAAAGGCTATTTTGCAGATATACCATGCGGGACGTATGGCAAACCCAGAGTTCAACGGAGGCCATCAACCTATTTCTGCTAGTCCAGTTGCAGCTTTGCGTGATAACGCGGAAACGCCATTGCAAATGACCCAAGAGCAAATCGAAGAGATGATTGAATGTTTTGGGGATGCCGTGAATCGAGCAATTCTTGCTGGTTTTGATGGTGTAGAAATTCACGGTGCAAATACTTACCTAATTCAGCAGTTCTTTTCTCCCCACTCAAACCGAAGAACCGATAAATGGGGTGGCAACATTGAGAAACGCACGACGTTCCCGTTAGCGGTACTCGCAAAGACAAAAGAAGTTGTTCACGCGCACGATAAATCCGATTTTATTATCGGTTACCGATTCTCTCCCGAAGAGATTGAACAACCAGGTATCCGCTTTGATGACACAATGTACCTGTTAGATAAGCTAGCAACATATGGCTTGGATTATTTACATTTCTCTATGGGCAGTTGGTCACGTAACTCGATTGTGACCCCAGAAGATCTCGAACCATTAATTGCTAAGTACCGTAATTTGCAATCTGACATTTTAGCAAAAGTGCCAGTTATTGGTGTTGGTGGAATTGCTCAACGCAGTGACGCTGACAAAGCCCTTGAACAAGGCTATGACATTGTTGCGGTGGGTAAAGGCTTCTTGGTTGAGCCAACTTGGGCAGATAAAGTGCTTAACAACGAGTCGTGTGCCGAGTTTGCAGATATCGCGCAACAGCAAGAGTTGAAAATCCCAACCCCGTTATGGGAAATCATGGACTATATGATTGTTGATAGCGCAGCAGAAGCGATTAAGCACCAGCGAATTAAAGAATTGCAGAGTGTGCCAATCAAGTTTAATGCGGGTGAATACACTGCATATGGCCGCGGTCATAATGATGACTTACCGGTGAAAGTCACCTTCTCTGAAGACAAGATCCTCGATATCTTTGTTGATTCATCAAAAGAATCTGATGGTATTGCCAACCCAGCTTTTGAACGCATTCCTCAACAAATTTTAGACGGTCAAACTCTTAATATTGATGTTATTTCAGGTGCAACAGTCAGTAGCCAAGCTGTGCTTGATGGTGTTGCTAACGCAGTTGATCTCGCTGGTGGTAACTCTGAAGCTTTACGTTGTAAGGCAAGAGAGGCGGTTGAGTGGTCAACAAAGACAGTTGAAGAGACCGTTGATATTGTTGTTGTTGGCGGCGGCGGTGCGGGTTTAAGTGCAACATTAACTGCATTGGATAAAGGAAAATCGGTTATTTTACTTGAGAAGTTTCCTGCTATTGGTGGTAACACAGTACGTACTGGTGGTTGGGTAAATGCCGCTGAACCAAAGTGGCAAGGTGATTTTGCGGCACTACCAGGTGAAAAAGAGACCTTAATGCAGCTCGCAAATACACCTGAGTCTGAGTTTGTTGGAGAATATTTAACAGACTTTAGAACGTTGAAGTCTCAGTTAGATGACTATTTCACTGCTATAGAGACAGGTAAACCGTATTTATTCGATTCAGTTGAACTGCACCGTATTCAAACTTACTTGGGCGGTAAACGTACCGACCTCAATGGTGAAGCGATTTATGGTCAATATGATCTCGTAGAGACGTTAACCTCTCGTTCTATGGAATCGATTGATTGGCTGACTGAGAAGGGTATCGATTTTGATCGCAGTGTTGTTGAAATCCCAGTCGGAGCGTTATGGCGTCGAGCTCATAAACCAAAACGTCCGAAAGGTGTTGAGTTTGTTGACAAGCTATCAAAACGTATTCAGGAGCAGAATGGTCGAATTATCACTGATACTCGTGCTACTGATCTTATCGTTGAAGATGGCAAGGTCGTGGGTATAAAAGCCGTACAGGCAGATGGTACAAAGCTTACTCTGCATGTGAATAATGGTGTGGTAATGGCTTCCGGTGGCTTCGGTGCAAATACGAAAATGATCAAGAAGTACAATAAATACTGGAAAGACATTGCTGACGATATCAAAACCACTAACTCACCAGCGCTAGTAGGTGATGGTATCGAGATTGGCGAAAAAGCAGGGGCAGAGCTAGTCGGTATGGGCTTTGTTCAGTTGATGCCAATTGGTGATCCAAAATCGGGCGCCTTATTGACAGGCTTGATAGTGCCACCTGAAAACTTTGTGTTTGTTAACCAACAAGGTAAGCGTTTTGTTGATGAGTGTGGTAGTCGAGATGTGTTATCTGAAGCTTTCTTCGATAACGGTGGTCTAGTGTATATGATTGCAGATGATAATATTCGTCAAACCGCAGCAAACACTTCCGATGAAACCATCGAGCGAGAAATCAAAGAGGGAATCATTATTAAAGCGGACACCATTGAAGCGTTAGCTGAGAAAATTGGTGTGCCAGTTGAAGCATTGTCGAATACCATCACCCAGTACAATCATTGCGTAGACCAAGGGCATGATCCTGAGTTTAATAAGAGTGCATTTGGCTTGAAGGTAGAAAAGGCTCCGTTTTATGCCACACCACGTAAACCTTCAGTCCACCATACTATGGGTGGTTTGAAAATTGATATGAACGCGCGTGTGATTGGTAAAGATGGCCATGTGATTCAAGGCTTATACGCAGCAGGTGAAGTTGCAGGTGGTATTCATGCAGGTAACCGATTAGGCGGCAACGCACTGATTGATATCTTCACATATGGTCGTATTGCTGGTGAAAATGCTGCCAATCTTGTGTAA
- the atpD gene encoding F0F1 ATP synthase subunit beta: MMESGRKHTPIGVITEIHGPVTVVTCDTLPPLHQALYANVDNETYLFEVHQHLDKRHIRAIILHKNSSLHRGVTVYDTGALLHVPVTPDCLGRLLNIFGEPLDGGSELDASMFRNVHSAPVPIHESVGAGNVLETGIKVIDLLCPFIEGAKTGLLGGAGVGKTVLIMEFMHAMASLHQGVSVFSGIGERIREGHELWHAIRDAGVLPQTLMVFGQMDESPGVRFRIGLSALTYAEYLRDTLKKDVLFVMDNIFRFVQAGSEVSSLLGRMPATVGYQPTLSTDIAEIQDRILSTNNGTITSVQAVYVPADDMTDPAVSTILSHLDSTVMLSRAQAGKGIYPAVDVLQSSNKLMDRHTLGERHYSIAEGVREHLARYHELEDIITMLGVGELSQADRIIIMRARKLQRYLTQPFCTTASHTGMPGVSVPLESTLKDCEHFLLGHYDEIPEERCYMQGSMENQPR, from the coding sequence ATGATGGAGTCAGGAAGGAAACATACCCCCATTGGTGTCATTACTGAGATCCACGGTCCAGTAACAGTGGTTACCTGTGATACCTTGCCTCCCTTACATCAGGCTTTATATGCCAATGTCGATAATGAAACCTATCTGTTTGAGGTTCACCAACATCTTGATAAGCGACATATCCGCGCCATTATTCTACATAAAAATTCCTCCCTACATCGTGGGGTCACCGTCTATGATACTGGGGCTTTGCTTCATGTTCCCGTAACACCGGATTGTCTTGGTCGTCTGCTCAATATCTTTGGCGAACCGCTGGACGGCGGCAGTGAACTTGATGCGTCAATGTTTCGCAATGTTCACAGTGCCCCTGTCCCCATTCATGAATCTGTCGGTGCCGGAAACGTATTGGAAACGGGAATTAAAGTTATCGATCTTCTCTGTCCTTTCATTGAGGGAGCGAAAACAGGATTACTCGGTGGTGCAGGGGTTGGCAAGACGGTGTTAATTATGGAGTTCATGCACGCGATGGCTTCATTACACCAGGGGGTGTCGGTTTTTTCCGGGATTGGTGAACGCATACGTGAAGGTCATGAACTTTGGCACGCTATCCGAGATGCAGGGGTTCTACCACAGACATTAATGGTGTTCGGGCAAATGGACGAGTCGCCGGGGGTGCGTTTTCGGATCGGACTATCGGCTTTGACCTATGCGGAATACCTGCGCGATACCCTGAAAAAAGATGTTCTGTTTGTCATGGATAATATTTTCCGTTTTGTACAGGCTGGCAGTGAAGTGTCTAGCTTGCTCGGGCGGATGCCGGCGACGGTAGGCTATCAACCGACACTCTCGACAGATATAGCAGAGATTCAGGATCGTATTCTTTCAACCAATAATGGCACCATCACTTCGGTACAGGCTGTCTATGTTCCGGCTGATGACATGACCGATCCAGCGGTCAGTACCATCTTGAGTCACCTGGATAGCACGGTTATGTTATCCCGGGCACAAGCGGGGAAAGGTATATATCCTGCGGTCGATGTGTTGCAGTCCAGCAATAAGCTTATGGATCGTCATACATTGGGCGAACGTCACTACAGTATTGCTGAAGGCGTCCGGGAACATTTGGCTCGTTACCACGAGCTGGAGGATATTATCACCATGTTAGGTGTTGGGGAGCTGTCTCAGGCTGATCGTATCATCATCATGCGTGCCCGCAAACTTCAACGTTATCTGACCCAGCCATTTTGTACAACAGCATCTCATACCGGTATGCCGGGGGTGTCCGTGCCGCTGGAAAGTACGCTAAAGGACTGTGAACATTTTCTGCTAGGGCATTACGACGAAATACCAGAAGAGCGCTGCTATATGCAGGGGAGTATGGAGAACCAACCACGATGA
- a CDS encoding F0F1 ATP synthase subunit epsilon: MKSFVICLLDATHSEEIEGVTSFIGEDQTGSFGLLENHTRFMTVLSMGIAKYRTGDSGWKYLAAAGGVLYFKNNILTLCTYRFLLDDDYSRISQALEQQLVAEEEKSQTFKQSLRHMEEEVFMRLWKIGKRETM, translated from the coding sequence ATGAAAAGTTTTGTGATCTGCCTGTTGGATGCAACGCATTCTGAAGAGATTGAGGGTGTCACTTCGTTTATTGGCGAAGACCAAACCGGTAGTTTCGGTTTGTTGGAAAATCACACTCGTTTTATGACGGTTCTTTCTATGGGAATCGCGAAGTACCGTACGGGGGATAGTGGCTGGAAATACTTGGCAGCGGCAGGTGGGGTGCTCTATTTTAAAAATAACATCTTAACATTATGTACTTATCGCTTTTTGCTCGACGATGACTATAGCCGTATTAGCCAGGCGCTGGAGCAACAATTAGTGGCAGAAGAAGAAAAATCACAGACGTTTAAACAGAGCCTACGCCACATGGAGGAAGAGGTATTTATGCGGCTGTGGAAAATAGGTAAAAGAGAGACAATGTAG
- a CDS encoding AtpZ/AtpI family protein, whose product MHKLDDLKNKTERQVDRMKKAERERHTLIGQTIYLGTLGLLLALPIVGGAYLGHWIDSMIEGYSVRWTISFILLGVIVGMVNVYLLIRQ is encoded by the coding sequence ATGCATAAACTTGATGATTTGAAAAACAAAACGGAGCGTCAGGTTGACCGTATGAAGAAGGCTGAGCGCGAACGGCATACCCTTATCGGTCAAACTATTTATCTTGGAACCTTGGGGTTATTGCTTGCGTTACCCATTGTGGGAGGCGCTTACCTTGGGCATTGGATAGATAGCATGATCGAGGGATATTCGGTTCGCTGGACAATAAGTTTTATCCTGCTCGGCGTGATCGTTGGGATGGTCAATGTCTATCTTTTAATTCGGCAATAA
- a CDS encoding F0F1 ATP synthase subunit A, giving the protein MIDNTVVTTWGIIGVIGLFSWILSRKLTINPGLVQTAVEGMIASIENVIREVAPQHVKSLMPFIGSLWIFLVIANLCGLIPGVHSPTRDLSATSALAILVFLSTHWYGIRLQGIKLYLSHYVKPSPILLPFHLIGEITRTVALAVRLFGNMMSLEMAALLFLLVAGFLAPVPILMLHVIEALVQAYIFGMLALIYIAGSLQYQQQQQEGATHE; this is encoded by the coding sequence ATGATAGACAATACAGTAGTCACAACTTGGGGAATCATTGGTGTAATCGGGCTGTTTTCCTGGATTTTGTCACGGAAGTTAACGATCAACCCCGGGCTGGTACAGACTGCGGTAGAAGGTATGATTGCCAGTATTGAAAATGTGATTAGAGAAGTCGCGCCTCAGCATGTTAAAAGCCTGATGCCGTTTATTGGTAGTCTATGGATATTTCTTGTTATCGCCAATCTGTGCGGGCTTATTCCCGGCGTTCATTCCCCAACACGTGATTTATCTGCTACCTCTGCTCTGGCAATTTTAGTTTTTCTTTCGACACACTGGTACGGCATTCGCCTACAAGGGATAAAGCTTTACTTAAGCCATTATGTCAAACCTAGCCCGATTCTATTGCCATTTCACCTGATTGGTGAAATAACGCGCACGGTTGCTTTAGCGGTGAGGTTATTTGGCAACATGATGAGCCTTGAAATGGCAGCCTTGCTATTTTTGTTAGTCGCGGGATTTCTGGCGCCAGTTCCAATTTTAATGCTCCATGTCATTGAAGCCTTAGTTCAGGCTTATATCTTCGGCATGCTAGCCCTCATTTATATAGCGGGTAGCCTACAATATCAACAACAGCAACAAGAAGGAGCCACTCATGAATGA
- the atpE gene encoding ATP synthase F0 subunit C — protein sequence MNELSTFVLTSTAVAIIGISIGVLAPAIAMGWAVSRAMDALARQPEAEKSIMRTLFIGLAMIESLAIYVLVIVLIVLFRNPLLEYLIK from the coding sequence ATGAATGAATTATCAACTTTTGTTCTGACTTCCACAGCTGTTGCCATTATCGGTATTTCTATTGGTGTCTTGGCTCCAGCGATAGCCATGGGCTGGGCTGTGAGTCGGGCGATGGATGCTCTGGCACGTCAGCCTGAGGCTGAAAAGTCAATTATGCGGACGCTTTTTATCGGGCTGGCAATGATAGAGTCTCTGGCCATTTATGTGCTCGTTATAGTGTTGATTGTGCTGTTCCGTAATCCATTACTTGAATACCTTATAAAATAG